One Pirellulales bacterium genomic window, GGCCCGGCTTCTACGCCACCGACGTTTTCGCCGATTGGGGCGTGCAAACGATCAGGCAACACCAGCGCGAGCACGCGGGGCGGCCGTTTTTTCTGCATCTATGCTTCACCGCTCCCCACTTTCCGCTGCAAGCGCATCCGGCCGACATCGCCCGGCACCGCGGCGAATTCAAAATCGGCTGGGACGAGCTGCGAAAAAAGCGATTTGCCCAACAAAAGTCGCTCGGCTTGATGGATCCGCATTGGAATCTTTCACCCCGCGATCCGATCGCGCGGGCTTGGAGCGACACCCCAGACGCCGACCGCGATGAATGGGACCTTCGCATGTCGGTGCATGCCGGAATGATCGAATGCATGGATCGGGGAATCGGTCGCGTGTTGGACGAAATCCGGCAGGCCGGTCTGACCGAGAACACGGTCGTCATGTTTTTCTCCGATAACGGGGCCAGCGCCGAGGCGCTCAACTCGTATCCCAACCCGGCGCGCGGACACAAACCGGGCAGCATCACCGGGACCGCAGAGTCGCATCGCTGCCTTGAAGTCGGTTGGGCGAATGCGGCCAATACGCCGTTTCGAGAGCACAAGATGTGGGTGCACGAAGG contains:
- a CDS encoding sulfatase-like hydrolase/transferase; translation: MFRLAMHTYWIRTVCGAVMALTVLTGTSPLKERPINSRPNIVMIVADDLGFSDLGCYGSDVGTAELNRLAANGLRFTQFYNCARCCPSRASILTGLYPHEAGVGHMLEDWHPPGYTHGLNEECATIAELLRAGGYRTYHVGKWHVGGVGQKDPRNHPINRGFDHARGTGGGGNYFKLYPLYDDLKSIEPWPGFYATDVFADWGVQTIRQHQREHAGRPFFLHLCFTAPHFPLQAHPADIARHRGEFKIGWDELRKKRFAQQKSLGLMDPHWNLSPRDPIARAWSDTPDADRDEWDLRMSVHAGMIECMDRGIGRVLDEIRQAGLTENTVVMFFSDNGASAEALNSYPNPARGHKPGSITGTAESHRCLEVGWANAANTPFREHKMWVHEG